From a region of the Apibacter sp. B3706 genome:
- a CDS encoding toxin TcdB middle/N-terminal domain-containing protein produces MKLNSKQARFVSLVLLSTMALQSFSPYIPLIEHRKYKIREKRLTHTKHSETVDANSELGHPQKSVMSKGEETQKNSKSEKLITSKSILYSSNITEGVIGTLENKIFDNPEDNIFTINLDQKPQQDQKVYLTYELYGVSDKNGISKSINDRMSRGGYLVKKYSGWTHQKEEINSDWLKTGDNTIQFAIPQDAGYGYKIKNLKIEVEKQESPSGTITWEALAFEGGDTYVKGYFADGKDRKLVINNTEISTCQGEFEAVLSGKVSTVELVTEGIKNVRESKIVSGKQDYSYTLQSFTAQEQIWFKKDKTNNKIHLLGAELSVNGKNLLSDKQILIRGLRSIDIPALEMGMKNVTGKADGYKFLPHGEHFNEGAILKLAYDRTKIPNGYTEKDIRTFYFDLESHHWVALERDSIDTKNQVIISRTTHFTDMINGVIQVPESPETNGFTPTTMSDIQVADPLSKVNIISAPTANNRGSAALSYTFEMPPARNGMSPSLGIQYNSDGGSGWLGEGWDMNIPSITVDTRWGVPRYDTSKETETYMMDGIQLVTLGADGNTSIAHRGEKIARKSDRLFYSRKEGSFATIQRKGSNPGNYTWEVTNRKGVKYTYGGNGGVLKGTFTDISGKSREVISEWKLSRVEELHGDWIEYFYEESKEYSYDDVYSKALYLKEVHAGNKGKKAHTIVKFYSDRVFDEIEKITARYGFLTSHDELLKNVEVIFEGKKLREYELQYKLGAFNSKLLDKIIHKDDQGIEFTSNRFEYYNNVKTEGEDDFIEKYFPFSDQEEIWATKGEKLNLSNTNSYGGSIYTGIGIYNGDIIFNSGTIGANYSYSTSVTEGRSTFIDINGDGLADKVYQKNGTLYYEPQLSTPLKGEKFGKPIAIKGINKFSKTKSTSSNGGGSARAGISLGTATVGVSGGTTNTTTTVYFADVNSDGLIDLVSNGKVYFNHITRDSDGNLIPTFSLESSLTPSPIMGGGTIDSSDTAVDPQEQKDLIYNSPLYDVVKVWEAPFDGKIRIEGNVQLQAPTGDYDTEEYEKADGIRVAIQYKGKEKWNKSINKGDFTNYPANIKLSETIKKGDKIYFRVQSGNREMSNGSFDQVQWNPIITYEQTTLVDADLNSINPDGQKMYRFPSSDSHIASQDVATSVGDFKKAVILGTFEKPITSDNVTLKVIQTNDSRSEEVIVYEKTFNWNETHQGNLEIPVSEGKNWTNFYFTLSSPSQVNWKKISWKPQIKLDNDQETVQGSVNYSIYHQKWEGNYYPLTFENAGQTKKISLTFQALANDPMNSSLLNGDLAITIKKKTGLLGRYKIKVENGIVVTPPLTDLKVEANGALTENIWVEAFTKDATIIKNLKALSFTLQAENGLPTTGYANVFIKDSDKGFGPMYRGWGQFIYNANSGRYARPIDEKELQLPQDEKADMDPRTMIFIPMGLDNETKSYWTGADRYVYTKDSSMSASRLGEKEVKLTNPLEGLSSKSSSTGSCIQGSSAVGVKLMSKSKNTTKQAGASFGVGVNYNDSEGSDETTLSFSDMNGDGYPDIITKNKIQFTNSRGGFDGEVIDSRNGFTGNHRSTSTSQAYGLGANPITAVSIYNKLTGGEKQNSRDSKASQVGISAVNLSFSAPKMHEKVEHTLLDINGDGLPDKLYKNGTVRLNLGYSFTPELVWDIFDIQRASSKTISGGADLGIDIIPKSDDKASSSFAGGVNVTSVTNKPTFKFIDLNNDGLLDKVYIEEGKVRVSQNLGLNFDAEREWPQLTQIAKSTSVSVSTNVAYTLNIVIPLLIAPTLKISLNPGLNASNSTGQTLFEIKDVDGDGYPDMVWTDKSGNIKVKRSLIGKVNKLSKVYNSIGGKYMLDYSRSEATYEHPGGKWVLSSVEINDGIHDDGANNRMEYRYLEGKQDRHEREFLGFGKVEKISVDTENDNQIYRKTIDEYDVSNYYNSGNLLKTTITDAQGKKYAQTENTYYQYSVKQNGKNDYSFISKNLCSDNEASFTPLKYTRNLIFEGKNQGIETNESAYIYDLSKNYGEISQFTYSDKGNLGEDAKSTNFNYVTKIQYASNPDKNVFGLPSMVSVQDNRNRYLRKIEAQYDLNFANHLTQVYQQLDSKDRWRLGAETDIEYDKYGNIIKKTLPANHKGERMWYKYRYDREYHMYVERIDDAFGYTSLLENYDYRYGIPLTSKDINGYFTETTIDNLGRIETITGPNELELDLPYTIKYKYNPSVVLNSDGDIENPAYAITYHYNPQHPTDDIKTISFVDGVGRTLQVKKDAVITHTDANGSNPQDEKVLIVSGRTMLDPFGRVVKTYYPITEDSTQARIFNREFDKVSPTISKYDIMDRTVVTILPDSATNTTEYTINPTERQQVTIVTDAMGGKQKTYVNGSGLTVKTEQLSGPSGVITTLYKYDGINQLYEVKDTEGQITFSDYDMAGRRRILRHPSIGEILLKYDPSGNLIVHQKMDEGEKRTTYEYEYNRLKSISYFSDYDFIPNPQNNVTYHYGNKNAKYNRVGRVSLVEDATGAQEYKYGTLGEITEVRRTVIIPNQAIATYVTQTKYDTWNKLEQIIYPDQEKVDYIYNTAGLLTGIRGSKAYSYDYVNKIGYDKFEQRNYLKYCNGSETTYTYDPERRRLSDLQVWVSPKTQGGVVRNQIINNKYTYDAVSNILSVFNGSPLPENNKNNPGGQMKHDYAYDGLYRLIQANGTYTGADAKTASYTLEMSYDNLHNIITKKQHLSQNDIMFQGGLKAGYELEYTYNGYYKNQIQSILEENYRREEGQPEEKRIEEKNYEYEFTGNLIYVSTDLEKKDLNSSSKTHERKLLWDEENRLLALYDNGFVSNYIYDASGERVIKISGESEQVYINSLFSGGRTETTDFTAYINPYFVVSPNGKYTKHYYIGSQRIVSKLGDIESFGADPRRIEYAGASLPRVTINWKEKYKTSLETIKRNYAHFEVPYNGKDNDDYVNGEGFCCSQNTALRAGIGIGNVNYEKMQYYYHPDHLGSSSYITNLDGEIVQHVEYVPFGEVFIEERNNSWNSPYLFNGKELDEETGLYYYGARYYNPRESVWLSADPLSGYNPNNETEHYIDGQHNGGVYNSFNLNTNIYCYHNPVKLVDPNGKQAIAGALIGAMVDYGVQVGVNYIEGKRGIEAWTDIDYKSIAVSAGAGALSAGIAIAAKAKNVGKVGTAIIELATDTGISVASQAINEGEVSAGETVVDVAIGQIAGQVAGKLLKNTKTAKSLQIEVNTQKNIARGKSNTVPKSKADVKGAQKKLDVYGAKRTTSASTIASGVGTETIKQMENNNEHKKE; encoded by the coding sequence ATGAAATTAAATTCAAAGCAAGCCCGTTTTGTATCACTCGTGTTACTATCCACGATGGCATTACAGAGCTTTTCTCCATATATTCCTTTAATTGAACATAGGAAATATAAAATAAGGGAGAAACGTTTAACCCATACTAAGCATTCGGAAACTGTTGATGCGAATTCTGAATTAGGTCACCCTCAAAAATCGGTGATGAGTAAAGGTGAGGAAACCCAAAAAAATAGTAAATCAGAAAAATTAATCACTTCAAAGTCTATCCTTTACAGCTCCAATATTACAGAAGGAGTAATCGGTACTTTAGAGAATAAAATTTTTGATAATCCTGAAGATAATATTTTCACGATAAATCTGGATCAAAAACCGCAGCAAGATCAAAAAGTATATTTGACTTATGAATTGTATGGAGTTTCCGATAAAAACGGTATTTCCAAAAGTATCAACGACCGAATGAGCAGGGGAGGATATTTAGTGAAAAAATATTCCGGATGGACTCATCAAAAAGAAGAAATAAATTCAGATTGGCTGAAAACCGGTGATAACACGATTCAATTTGCTATTCCGCAGGATGCCGGATACGGATATAAAATAAAGAACTTAAAAATTGAAGTAGAAAAGCAAGAATCTCCGTCAGGTACTATTACCTGGGAAGCACTTGCTTTTGAAGGAGGAGATACCTATGTAAAAGGATATTTTGCAGACGGAAAAGATCGCAAATTAGTAATTAACAATACAGAAATTTCTACCTGTCAAGGTGAATTTGAAGCTGTACTTTCCGGTAAAGTTTCCACTGTAGAATTGGTTACCGAAGGAATTAAAAATGTAAGAGAATCCAAAATTGTATCCGGAAAACAAGATTACTCGTATACCTTGCAATCATTTACAGCACAAGAACAAATTTGGTTTAAAAAAGATAAGACAAATAATAAAATACATCTTTTAGGAGCTGAATTGAGTGTAAATGGTAAGAATCTGTTAAGTGACAAGCAAATATTGATTCGAGGATTAAGAAGTATTGACATTCCTGCATTGGAGATGGGTATGAAAAATGTAACGGGAAAAGCAGACGGGTATAAATTCTTACCTCATGGAGAGCATTTCAATGAAGGAGCAATACTCAAGTTGGCTTACGACCGCACCAAAATTCCGAACGGCTATACTGAAAAAGACATCCGTACCTTCTATTTTGATTTGGAAAGTCATCATTGGGTTGCTTTGGAACGAGACAGTATAGATACCAAAAATCAAGTAATCATATCCCGAACTACTCATTTCACCGATATGATTAACGGGGTGATACAAGTACCGGAATCACCGGAAACTAATGGTTTTACTCCCACAACCATGAGCGATATCCAGGTTGCCGATCCTTTGTCAAAGGTGAATATAATTAGCGCACCGACTGCCAATAATCGTGGATCCGCAGCATTAAGTTATACTTTTGAAATGCCTCCCGCTCGTAATGGAATGAGTCCATCTCTAGGTATTCAGTATAACAGTGATGGGGGAAGCGGATGGTTAGGCGAAGGTTGGGATATGAATATACCAAGTATAACGGTAGATACCCGTTGGGGTGTACCGAGATATGATACCTCAAAAGAAACCGAAACCTATATGATGGATGGGATCCAGTTGGTAACCCTGGGAGCTGATGGAAATACGTCCATAGCCCACAGAGGAGAAAAAATAGCCCGAAAATCAGACCGCTTATTTTATTCCAGAAAAGAAGGGAGCTTTGCTACCATTCAAAGGAAAGGATCTAATCCGGGAAATTATACTTGGGAAGTTACCAATAGAAAAGGGGTTAAATATACTTACGGTGGAAATGGGGGAGTTCTTAAAGGAACTTTTACCGATATATCAGGAAAAAGTCGTGAAGTAATTTCAGAATGGAAATTATCCAGAGTAGAAGAGCTGCATGGAGATTGGATCGAATATTTTTATGAAGAATCCAAAGAGTATTCATATGATGATGTTTATTCCAAAGCTTTGTATCTTAAAGAGGTACATGCAGGAAATAAAGGAAAAAAAGCTCATACAATAGTAAAATTTTATTCAGATAGAGTATTTGATGAAATAGAAAAAATCACAGCACGATATGGTTTTTTAACCTCTCATGATGAATTACTAAAAAATGTTGAAGTTATCTTTGAAGGAAAAAAACTTAGAGAATATGAATTACAATATAAATTAGGCGCATTTAATTCAAAACTCTTAGATAAAATAATTCATAAAGATGATCAAGGAATTGAATTTACTTCAAATCGTTTTGAATATTATAACAATGTTAAAACAGAAGGAGAAGATGATTTTATTGAAAAATATTTTCCTTTTAGCGACCAAGAAGAGATTTGGGCAACAAAAGGTGAAAAGTTGAACCTGAGTAATACTAACTCATATGGAGGATCTATTTATACGGGAATAGGTATTTATAATGGAGATATAATTTTCAACAGTGGAACCATAGGAGCGAATTACAGTTATTCCACCAGTGTAACAGAAGGCAGATCGACGTTTATAGATATTAATGGTGACGGTCTTGCAGACAAAGTATATCAAAAAAATGGAACACTATACTACGAGCCTCAATTGTCAACACCTTTAAAGGGTGAAAAATTTGGTAAACCTATAGCCATAAAAGGAATAAATAAATTTTCTAAAACCAAATCAACCAGTTCTAATGGAGGTGGCTCTGCCCGAGCAGGAATTTCATTGGGAACTGCAACTGTTGGAGTCAGCGGGGGGACTACTAATACTACTACAACCGTCTATTTTGCAGACGTAAACAGTGATGGGTTAATTGATCTCGTATCCAACGGTAAAGTATATTTTAATCATATTACCCGAGATAGTGATGGAAATTTGATTCCTACTTTCTCATTAGAAAGTTCATTGACTCCAAGCCCGATTATGGGAGGAGGAACTATTGATAGTTCCGACACTGCAGTAGATCCACAGGAACAAAAAGACCTTATTTATAATTCTCCACTTTATGATGTTGTAAAAGTATGGGAAGCTCCTTTTGACGGGAAAATAAGAATAGAAGGAAATGTACAGTTGCAAGCACCTACGGGGGATTACGATACTGAAGAATATGAAAAAGCCGATGGGATAAGGGTAGCCATCCAGTATAAAGGAAAAGAAAAATGGAATAAGAGTATAAACAAAGGTGATTTTACTAATTATCCAGCCAATATAAAATTATCCGAGACTATAAAAAAAGGAGATAAAATTTATTTCCGGGTACAATCCGGAAACCGGGAAATGTCTAATGGAAGCTTTGATCAAGTACAATGGAATCCTATTATAACCTACGAACAAACTACCCTTGTTGATGCAGACTTAAACAGTATAAATCCAGACGGGCAAAAAATGTATCGTTTTCCATCCTCAGATTCCCATATAGCTTCACAGGATGTAGCTACCAGTGTCGGTGATTTTAAAAAAGCCGTAATATTAGGAACTTTTGAAAAACCGATCACATCTGATAATGTTACGCTAAAAGTAATTCAAACCAATGACAGTCGTTCCGAAGAAGTTATAGTTTATGAAAAAACGTTTAATTGGAACGAAACTCATCAAGGAAATTTAGAAATACCTGTATCCGAAGGCAAAAATTGGACAAACTTTTATTTTACTTTGAGTTCACCCAGTCAAGTGAATTGGAAAAAGATTAGTTGGAAACCGCAGATAAAATTAGATAATGATCAAGAGACAGTACAGGGAAGTGTTAACTACAGCATTTACCATCAAAAATGGGAAGGAAATTATTATCCATTAACTTTTGAAAATGCCGGCCAAACTAAAAAAATTTCGCTTACATTTCAAGCGTTGGCTAATGATCCAATGAATTCTTCTCTTTTGAATGGAGACCTTGCGATTACCATTAAGAAAAAAACAGGTTTATTGGGAAGATATAAAATCAAAGTTGAAAATGGAATTGTTGTTACTCCCCCTCTAACAGATTTGAAAGTTGAGGCAAATGGGGCTTTAACTGAAAATATTTGGGTGGAAGCTTTTACCAAGGATGCAACGATCATCAAAAATTTGAAGGCTTTATCTTTTACTTTGCAAGCCGAAAACGGATTGCCTACTACTGGATATGCAAATGTCTTTATAAAAGATTCAGACAAAGGTTTTGGACCTATGTATCGCGGATGGGGACAATTTATCTATAATGCCAATTCCGGACGTTATGCACGTCCTATAGATGAAAAGGAATTACAATTGCCACAGGATGAAAAAGCTGATATGGATCCTCGTACCATGATCTTCATTCCGATGGGATTAGATAATGAAACCAAGAGTTATTGGACGGGAGCAGACCGCTATGTATATACTAAAGATTCAAGCATGAGTGCATCCCGACTAGGTGAAAAAGAAGTTAAATTAACCAATCCATTGGAAGGACTAAGCAGTAAATCTTCATCTACAGGAAGTTGTATTCAAGGGTCTTCAGCGGTGGGAGTCAAGTTGATGAGTAAATCTAAAAACACAACTAAACAAGCAGGAGCCTCATTTGGTGTTGGAGTAAATTATAACGATTCCGAAGGCAGCGACGAAACCACTTTATCTTTTTCTGATATGAATGGAGATGGTTATCCGGATATCATTACCAAAAATAAAATTCAATTTACTAATTCCCGAGGAGGGTTTGACGGGGAAGTTATTGATTCTCGCAATGGTTTTACTGGAAATCATCGAAGTACCAGTACCAGTCAGGCCTATGGTTTAGGAGCTAATCCAATAACAGCTGTATCAATCTACAACAAATTAACGGGAGGAGAAAAGCAAAATTCACGTGACTCTAAAGCATCTCAAGTCGGTATAAGCGCTGTAAACCTTTCATTCAGTGCTCCAAAAATGCATGAAAAGGTAGAGCACACATTGTTAGACATCAATGGAGATGGATTGCCTGATAAGCTTTATAAGAATGGTACAGTACGATTGAACTTAGGATATAGTTTTACTCCGGAATTGGTTTGGGATATATTTGATATTCAAAGAGCAAGTTCGAAAACTATTTCGGGAGGAGCAGATCTGGGGATTGATATAATACCCAAGTCAGATGATAAAGCTTCATCCAGTTTTGCCGGAGGTGTTAATGTAACCTCTGTTACCAATAAACCTACATTTAAGTTTATAGATCTGAATAATGACGGTTTATTAGATAAGGTGTATATTGAAGAAGGAAAAGTAAGGGTTTCTCAAAATTTAGGGCTAAATTTTGATGCGGAAAGAGAATGGCCGCAATTAACTCAAATTGCTAAATCAACTTCAGTCAGTGTTTCCACTAATGTAGCCTATACGTTAAATATTGTGATTCCATTACTTATAGCACCAACTCTTAAAATTTCTTTAAATCCGGGATTAAATGCGTCTAATTCAACCGGACAAACATTATTTGAAATTAAAGATGTCGATGGGGATGGATATCCGGATATGGTATGGACAGATAAATCCGGAAATATAAAAGTAAAAAGGTCTCTCATAGGAAAGGTAAATAAGTTAAGCAAGGTTTATAATTCTATAGGAGGAAAATACATGCTTGATTACAGTCGATCTGAAGCTACTTATGAACATCCGGGAGGAAAATGGGTATTATCATCTGTAGAAATTAACGACGGTATCCATGATGATGGAGCTAATAATCGTATGGAATATCGTTATCTGGAAGGAAAACAAGACAGGCATGAGAGAGAATTTTTAGGCTTTGGAAAAGTTGAGAAAATAAGTGTAGACACTGAAAACGACAATCAAATATATCGTAAGACAATAGATGAATACGATGTATCGAATTATTACAATTCAGGTAATTTATTAAAAACAACTATTACCGATGCTCAAGGTAAAAAATATGCTCAAACAGAGAATACCTATTATCAATATTCTGTAAAACAGAACGGTAAAAATGACTATTCATTTATTAGTAAAAATTTATGTTCTGATAATGAAGCATCCTTTACTCCTTTAAAATATACTCGTAATCTGATATTTGAAGGAAAAAATCAAGGAATTGAAACAAATGAATCAGCGTATATTTATGATCTTTCGAAAAATTATGGTGAAATAAGTCAATTTACTTACAGTGATAAAGGTAATTTAGGAGAAGATGCTAAATCAACTAATTTTAATTATGTTACCAAAATACAATATGCTTCTAATCCGGATAAAAATGTGTTTGGATTGCCTTCCATGGTGTCGGTTCAAGATAATCGAAATAGATACCTAAGAAAAATTGAAGCACAATATGATTTGAATTTTGCCAATCATCTTACTCAAGTGTATCAACAATTAGATAGTAAAGACAGATGGAGACTTGGTGCTGAAACAGATATTGAATACGACAAATACGGTAATATTATTAAGAAAACATTACCTGCCAATCACAAAGGAGAAAGAATGTGGTATAAATACCGATACGACAGAGAATATCACATGTATGTAGAACGTATTGATGATGCATTCGGTTATACCAGTTTATTGGAAAATTACGATTATCGCTATGGAATACCATTAACCAGCAAAGATATCAACGGATATTTTACAGAAACCACAATAGATAATCTGGGAAGAATTGAAACCATCACCGGACCAAATGAATTGGAATTGGATTTACCTTATACCATAAAATATAAGTATAACCCTTCAGTAGTTTTAAATTCAGATGGAGACATTGAAAATCCTGCTTATGCAATAACCTATCATTATAATCCGCAACACCCTACTGATGACATAAAAACGATAAGTTTTGTTGATGGGGTAGGAAGAACCTTGCAAGTAAAAAAAGACGCAGTGATAACACATACCGATGCAAACGGAAGTAATCCTCAGGACGAAAAGGTACTTATTGTAAGCGGAAGAACTATGCTGGATCCATTCGGACGAGTAGTAAAAACCTATTATCCGATAACCGAAGATTCTACTCAAGCTAGAATATTTAATCGTGAATTTGATAAAGTTTCCCCTACAATCAGCAAATACGACATCATGGATCGTACCGTAGTTACCATACTACCCGATTCCGCTACCAATACAACCGAATATACGATTAATCCGACTGAGAGACAACAAGTAACTATCGTTACGGATGCTATGGGAGGAAAACAGAAAACCTATGTCAACGGTTCGGGGCTTACCGTTAAGACCGAACAATTATCCGGTCCTTCAGGAGTGATTACTACCCTTTATAAATATGATGGGATTAATCAATTATATGAGGTAAAAGATACAGAAGGCCAAATAACTTTTTCAGATTACGATATGGCAGGTAGAAGAAGAATATTAAGGCACCCAAGTATCGGAGAAATTCTATTGAAATATGATCCTTCAGGAAACCTTATAGTTCATCAAAAAATGGATGAAGGAGAAAAACGTACCACCTATGAGTATGAATATAATCGATTAAAAAGCATTAGTTATTTTTCAGATTATGATTTTATTCCTAATCCTCAAAACAATGTTACCTATCATTATGGAAATAAAAACGCCAAATACAATCGAGTAGGAAGAGTATCTTTGGTTGAAGATGCTACCGGTGCTCAAGAGTATAAATATGGTACGCTGGGAGAAATCACCGAAGTGCGCCGTACGGTTATAATTCCTAATCAAGCAATCGCTACCTATGTAACCCAAACCAAGTATGATACATGGAATAAACTAGAGCAGATTATTTATCCGGATCAAGAAAAAGTAGATTATATTTATAATACGGCAGGTCTGTTAACCGGAATCAGGGGAAGCAAGGCCTATAGCTATGACTATGTAAATAAAATAGGCTATGATAAATTCGAACAAAGAAATTATCTCAAATATTGTAACGGCTCAGAAACCACTTATACGTATGATCCTGAAAGAAGAAGACTTAGTGATTTACAAGTTTGGGTATCACCGAAAACACAAGGAGGAGTAGTAAGAAATCAGATCATCAATAACAAATATACGTATGACGCAGTTAGTAATATATTGAGTGTATTTAATGGCTCTCCGCTACCGGAAAATAACAAAAATAATCCGGGCGGACAAATGAAACATGACTATGCCTACGATGGACTTTATCGTTTGATTCAGGCTAACGGAACGTACACCGGAGCCGATGCTAAAACGGCAAGCTATACGCTTGAAATGTCATACGATAACCTTCATAACATAATAACTAAAAAACAACATCTGTCGCAAAATGATATTATGTTCCAAGGCGGATTGAAAGCAGGATATGAATTAGAATATACCTATAATGGTTATTATAAGAATCAAATTCAAAGCATCTTAGAAGAAAATTATCGCCGGGAAGAAGGTCAACCGGAAGAAAAACGTATTGAAGAAAAGAATTACGAATATGAATTTACCGGAAACCTTATCTATGTAAGTACAGATTTAGAGAAGAAAGATTTAAATAGTTCATCAAAGACCCATGAAAGAAAACTACTATGGGATGAAGAAAACCGATTATTAGCCTTATATGACAACGGTTTTGTGAGTAACTATATTTACGATGCTTCCGGAGAACGAGTAATCAAAATAAGTGGAGAGAGCGAACAAGTCTACATCAATTCCTTATTCTCAGGAGGAAGAACCGAAACAACAGATTTCACCGCTTATATTAATCCTTACTTTGTGGTAAGTCCAAATGGAAAATACACCAAACATTATTACATAGGATCTCAAAGGATAGTAAGTAAGTTGGGAGATATAGAAAGCTTTGGCGCAGATCCTAGAAGAATAGAATATGCCGGAGCATCCCTGCCACGAGTAACCATTAATTGGAAAGAAAAGTACAAAACAAGTTTAGAAACAATAAAACGTAATTATGCTCATTTTGAAGTACCGTATAACGGGAAAGACAACGATGATTACGTAAACGGGGAAGGCTTCTGTTGTTCTCAGAATACAGCCTTAAGAGCAGGTATAGGAATCGGCAATGTGAACTATGAGAAAATGCAGTATTATTATCACCCGGATCATTTGGGCAGCTCAAGTTATATTACTAACTTAGACGGCGAAATAGTACAGCATGTAGAATATGTACCGTTTGGAGAAGTGTTTATAGAGGAGAGAAACAACAGTTGGAATAGTCCTTATTTATTTAATGGAAAAGAGTTGGATGAGGAAACAGGACTGTATTATTACGGAGCGAGATACTATAATCCAAGAGAAAGTGTATGGTTAAGTGCAGATCCATTAAGTGGATATAACCCGAATAATGAAACCGAGCATTATATAGATGGTCAACATAATGGAGGAGTTTATAATTCATTTAACCTAAATACCAATATTTATTGTTATCATAATCCGGTTAAGTTAGTAGATCCCAACGGAAAACAAGCAATAGCAGGAGCACTAATAGGAGCAATGGTAGATTATGGAGTTCAAGTAGGGGTAAATTATATAGAAGGAAAAAGAGGAATAGAAGCATGGACCGATATAGATTATAAATCCATAGCAGTATCCGCTGGAGCGGGGGCCTTAAGTGCAGGAATAGCTATAGCAGCAAAAGCCAAAAATGTAGGAAAAGTTGGAACAGCCATTATAGAATTAGCTACAGATACAGGAATAAGTGTTGCTAGTCAGGCTATTAATGAAGGTGAAGTTAGTGCTGGAGAAACAGTTGTAGATGTTGCAATCGGACAAATAGCAGGGCAAGTAGCAGGAAAATTATTAAAGAATACAAAAACAGCTAAATCTTTACAAATTGAAGTAAATACTCAAAAGAATATTGCCAGAGGAAAATCTAATACAGTACCAAAATCTAAAGCAGATGTTAAAGGCGCACAGAAAAAGTTAGATGTCTATGGAGCTAAAAGAACAACCTCAGCTTCAACAATAGCATCTGGAGTAGGTACTGAGACAATAAAACAAATGGAGAATAATAATGAGCATAAAAAAGAATAA